A genomic region of Campylobacter corcagiensis contains the following coding sequences:
- a CDS encoding type II secretion system protein has product MKNGFSMIELIFVIVILGILAAIALPRLSASRDDALIAVAKNDLSTALSDVIAYTISQGKYSTNIKDMTNVDFKNSSFKVKGVECLKFDFHELKVMEVTINRSGLCDRVLDGSAVEPYLKMDATLNGRTYKHSDTKSFIPLDSETISRLSSVRY; this is encoded by the coding sequence TTGAAAAATGGTTTTTCTATGATAGAACTTATTTTTGTAATAGTGATTTTGGGAATTTTGGCTGCTATTGCCTTGCCACGCCTTAGTGCAAGCCGTGATGATGCTTTGATTGCAGTAGCTAAAAATGATTTAAGTACTGCACTTAGCGATGTTATAGCTTATACTATTAGTCAGGGCAAGTACTCCACAAATATAAAAGATATGACAAATGTGGATTTTAAAAATAGCTCATTTAAAGTTAAAGGTGTTGAGTGTTTGAAATTTGATTTTCATGAGTTAAAAGTTATGGAAGTAACGATAAATAGAAGTGGGCTTTGCGATAGAGTTTTAGATGGTTCAGCTGTAGAACCATACCTTAAAATGGACGCTACACTTAATGGCAGGACTTATAAACATAGCGATACAAAAAGCTTTATACCACTTGATAGTGAAACGATTAGTAGGTTGAGTAGCGTAAGGTATTAA
- a CDS encoding OmpA family protein has translation MKANNNSKDTFWIAYADLMAGLFFVFVLLIGGIIVKYVLTQSDLKEKEASFLSTLSMLKGEQQKNSELEELNKIFNERLNELDIEAKDLRQKEGVYIFEIGELEKVVTALKDKNKDLNQTLYELYGQNAKKDKDLEDLKSDYNKSLKNSELKITYLMEQISSKDASLARIMADLNITRNRIQNLAGVGVRVISDIKQSLGSSVSIDEKSGALTLLSSVLFDKGSSTLKDEAKPELKATLEKYFGVLLNSDEIRNNLDTIVIEGHTDTDGSYLFNLKLSQDRAYAVMEFINEWNKDERLKSYLTASGRSFTMPVLNSDGSENMDKSRRIEIKFTLSNRQTIEEIGKLLDYNKTAF, from the coding sequence ATGAAAGCAAATAACAACTCAAAAGATACTTTTTGGATAGCTTATGCCGATCTTATGGCAGGGCTTTTTTTTGTTTTTGTGTTATTAATCGGAGGAATTATAGTAAAGTATGTTTTAACTCAAAGCGATTTAAAGGAAAAAGAGGCTAGTTTTTTAAGCACTCTTTCAATGCTAAAAGGCGAACAGCAAAAAAACTCAGAACTTGAAGAGCTTAATAAGATTTTTAATGAACGATTAAATGAACTTGATATAGAAGCTAAAGACTTAAGGCAAAAAGAGGGCGTTTATATCTTTGAGATTGGTGAACTTGAAAAAGTTGTAACTGCTCTAAAAGATAAAAATAAGGACTTAAACCAAACTCTATATGAGTTATATGGACAAAATGCTAAAAAAGATAAGGACTTAGAAGATCTTAAGAGCGATTATAATAAAAGCTTGAAAAATAGTGAGCTTAAAATTACTTATTTAATGGAACAAATTTCAAGCAAAGATGCAAGTTTAGCGCGCATTATGGCTGATTTAAATATCACAAGAAATCGCATTCAAAATTTAGCTGGCGTTGGAGTTAGAGTTATATCTGATATCAAGCAAAGCCTTGGAAGTAGCGTAAGTATAGATGAGAAATCAGGTGCTTTAACGCTTTTAAGCTCTGTGCTTTTTGATAAAGGCTCATCTACGCTAAAAGATGAAGCTAAACCTGAGTTAAAAGCTACTTTGGAGAAGTATTTTGGTGTTCTTTTAAATAGTGATGAGATAAGAAATAACCTTGATACTATCGTTATAGAAGGTCATACCGATACAGATGGAAGCTATCTTTTTAACCTTAAACTCTCTCAAGATAGAGCTTATGCTGTGATGGAGTTTATAAATGAGTGGAACAAGGATGAAAGACTTAAAAGCTATCTAACTGCAAGCGGTAGAAGCTTTACTATGCCTGTTTTAAACAGTGATGGAAGCGAAAATATGGACAAAAGTAGGCGTATAGAGATAAAATTTACCCTTTCAAATAGGCAAACTATTGAAGAGATAGGAAAGCTACTTGACTATAACAAAACCGCGTTTTGA
- a CDS encoding MotA/TolQ/ExbB proton channel family protein translates to MTRNDSTLDLTLPEEGGRSLVLTYLKIILMPALIYAFFVAGFLGFVNLKVEIHSVILMGFLFFMALIFARHNAELGCCIFERKISRFKSELKEYIMTHLLAVGNRKKSNAPFNSFAENFTLGLRNDNYASVAAGVFPMLGILGTFISIALSMPNFSSSNINALESEIAQLLGGVGTAFYVSIYGIFLALWWIYFEKKGVSKFEALLQKYKAATKEFFWDKDEISQSLMLEILNRNEKVADSFERIFNTDFNEKLRASMSESYDEFRSVIDMQKSSIDTTRATLSESAKLFYTLEENSIHLTKKYERVINSLENLISNTDEVQGNLNKQLEKFAISNEENRQNFENSTNKVVNELSNLRAMLSEANYQIFNAQKEATKSYKESIRASVDELKAKFNSLDTNDSIAYELKKSLDSIDKESKAIIERIEKDRHESK, encoded by the coding sequence ATGACAAGGAACGACTCAACTCTTGATTTAACTTTACCAGAAGAGGGCGGTCGCTCTCTTGTATTAACATACCTTAAAATCATCCTTATGCCTGCTTTGATATATGCTTTTTTTGTGGCGGGATTTTTAGGTTTTGTAAATTTAAAAGTAGAAATTCACTCAGTTATCCTTATGGGTTTTTTGTTTTTTATGGCTTTAATATTTGCTAGACATAATGCTGAGCTTGGATGTTGTATATTTGAGCGTAAAATTTCACGATTTAAAAGTGAGCTAAAAGAGTATATAATGACTCACCTTTTAGCAGTTGGAAACCGTAAAAAATCAAACGCTCCATTTAACTCTTTTGCTGAAAATTTTACCCTTGGTCTTAGAAATGACAACTATGCAAGTGTGGCAGCTGGAGTGTTTCCTATGCTTGGAATTTTAGGAACTTTTATAAGTATTGCTCTATCTATGCCAAATTTCAGCTCATCAAACATTAATGCACTTGAAAGCGAGATAGCTCAGCTTCTTGGCGGTGTTGGAACTGCTTTTTATGTATCAATATATGGAATTTTTTTAGCACTTTGGTGGATATATTTTGAGAAAAAAGGCGTTAGTAAATTTGAAGCTTTACTACAAAAATACAAAGCAGCCACAAAGGAGTTTTTCTGGGACAAAGATGAAATCTCTCAAAGTTTAATGCTTGAAATTTTAAATAGAAACGAAAAAGTTGCCGATAGTTTTGAGAGAATCTTTAACACTGACTTTAATGAAAAACTAAGAGCTTCTATGAGTGAGAGTTATGATGAGTTTAGAAGTGTTATAGATATGCAAAAAAGCAGCATTGATACCACAAGAGCTACACTTAGTGAAAGTGCTAAGCTTTTTTATACTCTTGAAGAAAACAGCATTCATCTTACTAAAAAGTACGAAAGAGTTATAAATAGCCTTGAAAATCTAATATCAAATACAGATGAAGTTCAAGGAAATTTAAACAAACAGCTTGAAAAATTTGCCATCTCAAATGAAGAAAATAGGCAAAATTTTGAAAATAGCACAAATAAAGTAGTAAATGAACTCTCAAATTTAAGAGCAATGTTAAGTGAAGCAAACTATCAAATTTTTAACGCACAAAAAGAGGCAACTAAGAGTTATAAAGAGAGCATAAGAGCAAGTGTTGATGAGCTTAAAGCTAAGTTTAATTCGCTTGATACAAACGACTCAATAGCTTATGAGCTTAAAAAATCTCTTGATAGCATCGATAAAGAGTCAAAAGCTATAATTGAAAGAATCGAAAAAGATAGACATGAAAGCAAATAA
- a CDS encoding peptidylprolyl isomerase: MKKLLFGALSLAAAATLNAAVFATVDGMEITDKDIAPLVGNLQGVDLSALPAETKKQIVDRAIDIKLLTKKAYESGIEKDEIFKTQMEIAKDAIALRSYQLKMTKEIKIDDAEVKKFYDENKDKFVEPAAISASHILVANVEAAQSIINDLKKVKKEDLDAEFAKKATELSIDPTAKATGGDLGWFAPEQMVKEFSEALSKMKTGEMSQKPVKSQFGYHVILKTGDRAKKQLSVDEAKPYIENVLRQEKAVELTQKSTQDLRKKAKIEYK; the protein is encoded by the coding sequence ATGAAAAAATTGCTATTTGGAGCACTTAGTTTAGCAGCCGCAGCAACTCTTAATGCTGCTGTATTTGCTACAGTTGATGGTATGGAGATAACAGATAAAGATATCGCGCCTTTGGTTGGAAATCTTCAAGGTGTAGACTTATCAGCACTTCCAGCTGAGACAAAAAAACAGATCGTTGATAGAGCTATTGATATAAAACTTCTTACAAAAAAAGCTTATGAAAGTGGCATTGAAAAAGATGAAATTTTTAAAACTCAAATGGAGATAGCAAAAGATGCTATAGCTTTAAGATCTTATCAGCTTAAGATGACTAAAGAGATTAAGATTGATGATGCTGAAGTTAAGAAATTTTATGATGAAAATAAAGATAAATTTGTTGAACCTGCTGCCATTTCAGCTAGCCATATTTTAGTTGCTAATGTTGAAGCTGCTCAAAGCATTATAAATGATCTTAAAAAAGTTAAAAAAGAAGATCTTGATGCTGAATTTGCTAAAAAAGCAACAGAGTTAAGTATAGATCCAACAGCAAAAGCAACAGGTGGTGATCTTGGTTGGTTTGCACCTGAGCAGATGGTAAAAGAATTTAGTGAAGCGTTATCAAAAATGAAAACTGGCGAGATGAGTCAAAAACCTGTAAAATCACAATTTGGTTATCATGTAATCCTTAAAACAGGCGATAGAGCAAAAAAACAACTTAGTGTTGATGAAGCTAAGCCATATATTGAAAATGTTTTAAGGCAAGAAAAAGCAGTAGAATTAACACAAAAATCTACACAAGATCTTAGAAAAAAAGCAAAAATTGAGTATAAATAA
- the hisD gene encoding histidinol dehydrogenase, which translates to MKFLKSCDANFKDELKILKNRGNLDMSKVMPIVQGIIDDVKARGDESLKEQNLKFDKHTKELEISSYEMKKAYDEISTNLKNALNLAYERIKTYHEKQLEKTWLHFDEYGSVLGQKVTPVDRAGLYIPGGKAAYPSSLLMNAIPAIVAGVKEIVVCTPAVGGEINNLLLAALYLLGIKKAFRIGGAGAIAAMAYGTNSIPKVDVITGPGNIFVATAKKMVFGDVNIDMIAGPSEIGVIADESVNPHHVAMDLLSQAEHDELASSFLVTPSEILANKVKDEIYKILPNLKRTEIATKSIENRAAIIVAKDMDETVELMNELAVEHLEIAMDSASDYLARIKHAGAIFLGHYTPEAMGDYLAGPNHTLPTGGTARFYSPLGVYNFIKKSSIISLNKTGFDALSRACMDLALAEGLEAHKLSVEVRTK; encoded by the coding sequence ATGAAATTTTTAAAAAGTTGTGATGCAAATTTTAAAGATGAGTTAAAGATTTTAAAAAATCGTGGAAATTTGGATATGTCAAAGGTTATGCCTATTGTTCAAGGTATAATTGATGATGTAAAAGCTAGAGGCGATGAGAGCCTAAAAGAGCAAAACCTTAAATTTGATAAGCACACTAAAGAGCTTGAAATTTCGAGTTATGAGATGAAAAAAGCTTATGATGAAATATCTACAAATTTAAAAAATGCCCTAAATTTAGCTTATGAAAGAATTAAAACTTACCATGAAAAACAGCTTGAAAAAACTTGGCTACACTTTGATGAGTATGGATCTGTTTTAGGGCAAAAAGTAACTCCGGTTGATAGAGCAGGGCTTTATATTCCAGGCGGCAAGGCTGCTTATCCTAGTTCACTTCTTATGAACGCAATCCCAGCAATAGTAGCTGGAGTTAAAGAGATAGTAGTTTGCACACCTGCAGTTGGCGGAGAGATAAACAATCTACTTTTAGCTGCTCTTTATCTTTTAGGCATTAAAAAAGCTTTTAGGATAGGTGGTGCTGGAGCGATTGCAGCGATGGCGTATGGAACAAATTCTATTCCAAAAGTCGATGTGATAACAGGACCTGGAAATATCTTTGTTGCCACTGCTAAAAAGATGGTATTTGGCGATGTAAATATAGATATGATAGCAGGGCCTAGCGAGATAGGAGTTATAGCTGATGAGAGTGTAAACCCGCATCATGTCGCTATGGATCTTCTATCTCAAGCTGAGCATGATGAGCTTGCTAGTAGCTTTTTAGTAACTCCAAGTGAAATTTTAGCAAACAAGGTAAAAGATGAAATTTATAAAATTTTACCAAATTTAAAAAGAACTGAAATTGCTACGAAAAGCATTGAAAATAGAGCAGCTATTATAGTTGCAAAGGATATGGATGAGACTGTGGAGTTAATGAATGAATTAGCAGTTGAGCATTTAGAAATAGCTATGGACAGTGCAAGTGATTATTTAGCACGCATTAAACACGCAGGAGCGATTTTTTTAGGACACTATACACCTGAAGCGATGGGGGATTATCTAGCTGGACCAAATCACACTTTGCCAACTGGTGGTACAGCTAGATTTTACTCACCTTTAGGGGTCTATAACTTTATCAAAAAAAGCTCTATAATTTCGCTAAATAAAACTGGCTTTGATGCTTTATCTAGGGCGTGTATGGACTTAGCTTTAGCTGAAGGGCTTGAGGCTCATAAGCTAAGTGTAGAAGTTAGAACAAAATAA
- a CDS encoding ATP-binding cassette domain-containing protein, whose amino-acid sequence MLKNEIIKRYFFKFLLLVLISIISSGYGIYILSFINDKILMLNSADLGILVAFMVLILGYFIVIMGAKFITSKIGNGIIYELRTRLMIRVLGSDVIKVANIGKGKILASLSKDISSVTNGFMRLSDNFQSGLFILFSLFYFLYLSKVLGIFVICWFAIIAVVVKICTKNTYKYFKSSRANEDKLYNSYEMGLQAHKELSINQNRLKFYLDNFFKDAAFQRQSVTKAEIFHSMGTNFLNDMLLGGIGIVMFLTLGLGVSDFKTATTISFAILFLRTPFMMFIGSLPSIMIAYISLKKISDLDLKEFDKISLIRDLKPLKWDKITLRNISFSYENKEILKGLNLEIKKGETIFLIGENGSGKSTLFMILCGILRPSSGEILVDNKPLNSSNLVNFQNSISVVFSDFYLFSEILKSSDEELEFWLEKLKLENKVSIENHENFKEFSSINLSTGQKKRLALITALLDGRDFLMLDEWAADQDPEFRAYFYDEILGILKSHGVSVFAISHDDRYFSAADRIYEMIDGKLKIVKQ is encoded by the coding sequence ATGCTAAAAAATGAAATCATAAAACGCTACTTTTTTAAATTCCTGCTTTTGGTTTTGATATCTATAATCTCAAGTGGATATGGCATATATATTTTATCATTTATAAATGATAAAATTTTAATGCTTAATAGTGCAGATTTAGGCATTTTAGTAGCTTTTATGGTTTTAATACTTGGTTATTTTATTGTTATAATGGGAGCTAAATTTATAACTTCAAAGATTGGAAATGGCATCATTTACGAACTTAGAACTCGCCTCATGATAAGAGTTTTAGGAAGTGATGTTATAAAAGTAGCAAATATCGGAAAAGGTAAAATTTTAGCCTCACTATCTAAAGATATAAGTAGCGTTACAAACGGCTTTATGAGACTAAGTGATAACTTTCAAAGCGGACTTTTTATACTGTTTTCGCTATTTTATTTTTTATATTTATCTAAAGTTCTTGGAATTTTTGTAATTTGCTGGTTTGCAATCATAGCTGTTGTTGTAAAAATTTGTACTAAAAATACCTACAAATACTTTAAATCCAGTAGAGCAAACGAAGATAAACTTTATAATAGCTACGAGATGGGTTTACAAGCCCACAAAGAGTTAAGTATAAATCAAAACCGCCTTAAATTCTACCTTGATAACTTCTTTAAAGACGCAGCTTTTCAAAGACAAAGCGTTACAAAAGCTGAAATTTTTCACTCAATGGGGACAAATTTTTTAAACGATATGCTTCTTGGTGGCATTGGAATTGTAATGTTTCTAACATTAGGACTTGGGGTAAGTGATTTTAAAACAGCTACGACTATAAGCTTTGCGATTTTGTTTTTAAGGACGCCATTTATGATGTTTATAGGTTCACTTCCATCTATAATGATAGCTTATATATCGCTTAAAAAAATTTCTGATTTAGATCTTAAAGAATTTGATAAAATCTCGCTTATTAGGGATTTAAAACCGCTAAAATGGGATAAAATAACCCTAAGGAATATAAGCTTTTCTTATGAGAACAAAGAGATTTTAAAAGGTCTAAATTTGGAGATAAAAAAGGGCGAAACTATTTTTCTAATAGGTGAAAATGGCTCTGGAAAAAGCACACTTTTTATGATACTGTGTGGCATTTTACGCCCAAGTAGTGGTGAAATTTTAGTAGATAATAAACCACTAAATAGTTCAAATTTGGTAAATTTTCAAAACTCAATAAGCGTTGTTTTTAGTGATTTTTATCTTTTTAGTGAAATTTTAAAAAGTAGCGATGAAGAGCTTGAATTTTGGTTAGAAAAACTTAAGCTAGAAAATAAAGTAAGCATTGAAAACCATGAAAATTTTAAGGAATTTAGTAGTATAAATCTCTCAACAGGGCAGAAAAAACGCCTTGCTTTAATCACTGCTCTTTTAGATGGGCGTGACTTCTTGATGCTTGATGAGTGGGCAGCGGATCAAGATCCTGAATTTAGGGCTTATTTCTATGATGAAATTTTAGGAATTCTTAAAAGTCATGGGGTAAGCGTTTTTGCAATAAGCCATGATGATCGATATTTTAGTGCTGCAGATAGGATTTATGAGATGATTGATGGAAAATTAAAAATAGTAAAACAATAA
- a CDS encoding class I SAM-dependent methyltransferase, which translates to MNEERYYDEIPYRSKIFKESLPENSYIAGLLYGVNGVLPDKARVLEIGCGVGANIISFGLNHPKSKLVGVDLSSKQISMANELKKRLGTKNIEFIKKDILEIDKKFGEFDYIIAHGVYSWVSDDVKRAIFKIFKECLSENGIAYLSYNTYPGWKGKEILRDIMLYRNGEVSSNNKIELGFDTLRHLKNNALDGVIKKVIDDNYDDLIKRNPSYIMHEYFESINSPNYFHEVASCAKDSGLNFLCEADWQSSIFPPVNENLNNALKAESKGDRVRFEQFIDFIVNKTFRRTLFTKAKPKDEVNIEFSNLDKFFVSGNFIYDNTNRVYKNAQTNTIMPKGMGKLFDKLSEIYPSNLSVGEFISELKTSKSDEEIREFYTNLAYLLCSKKVDFSIYKKELLNDIPKKPKLGKNSIELVKFIKEYDGIVSFFSPLYDNIQLNSDCDYELLPLMDGTRDIEELASELVNLEKSGKFNFIIEDMVVEDESKIESMAKAYVKDKVDLLFKFGFLV; encoded by the coding sequence ATGAATGAAGAGAGATATTATGATGAGATTCCTTATAGATCAAAAATTTTTAAAGAGTCTTTACCAGAAAATAGCTATATAGCTGGTTTATTATACGGCGTAAATGGAGTTTTGCCTGATAAGGCTAGAGTTTTAGAGATAGGGTGCGGGGTAGGTGCAAATATCATATCTTTCGGGCTTAATCACCCAAAATCAAAATTAGTAGGAGTAGATCTCTCATCAAAGCAAATTAGCATGGCTAATGAGTTAAAAAAGCGTTTAGGCACTAAAAACATAGAGTTTATAAAAAAAGATATTCTTGAGATTGATAAAAAATTTGGCGAGTTTGACTATATCATAGCTCACGGGGTTTATAGCTGGGTGAGTGATGATGTAAAAAGAGCAATTTTTAAAATTTTCAAAGAGTGCTTAAGTGAAAATGGTATCGCTTATCTTAGCTATAATACCTATCCAGGCTGGAAAGGTAAGGAGATATTAAGAGATATTATGCTTTATAGAAATGGCGAAGTTTCATCTAATAATAAGATAGAACTAGGGTTTGATACTCTTAGACATCTTAAAAATAACGCTCTTGATGGTGTTATAAAAAAGGTTATAGATGATAACTACGATGATTTAATAAAACGAAATCCAAGTTATATAATGCATGAGTATTTTGAGTCTATAAACAGTCCAAACTACTTTCATGAAGTGGCAAGTTGTGCTAAAGATAGTGGGCTAAATTTCTTATGTGAAGCAGATTGGCAAAGCTCAATTTTTCCACCTGTAAATGAGAATTTAAATAACGCTTTAAAAGCAGAGTCAAAAGGCGATAGAGTAAGGTTTGAGCAATTTATAGATTTTATAGTTAATAAAACCTTTAGAAGAACTCTTTTTACAAAAGCAAAACCAAAAGATGAAGTAAATATAGAGTTTTCAAATTTAGATAAATTTTTTGTAAGTGGAAATTTCATATATGATAATACAAACAGAGTCTATAAAAATGCTCAAACTAATACCATAATGCCAAAAGGAATGGGAAAATTATTTGATAAATTAAGCGAAATTTATCCATCAAATTTAAGCGTTGGTGAGTTTATAAGTGAGTTAAAAACATCTAAAAGTGATGAAGAGATTAGGGAGTTTTATACTAATCTAGCATATCTTTTGTGTAGTAAAAAAGTTGATTTTTCTATATATAAAAAAGAACTTTTAAATGATATTCCAAAAAAGCCAAAGTTAGGTAAAAATAGTATAGAGTTAGTTAAATTTATAAAAGAGTATGATGGCATAGTATCGTTTTTTAGCCCTTTGTATGATAATATTCAGCTAAATTCTGATTGTGATTATGAGTTACTACCTTTAATGGATGGTACAAGAGATATAGAAGAATTAGCTAGTGAGTTAGTAAATTTAGAAAAAAGTGGTAAATTTAACTTTATTATAGAAGATATGGTTGTAGAAGATGAGAGCAAGATAGAAAGTATGGCAAAAGCTTATGTGAAAGATAAGGTTGATTTGCTTTTTAAGTTTGGATTTTTAGTTTAA
- the fbaA gene encoding class II fructose-bisphosphate aldolase produces the protein MGALDIVNAGVLSGSETTKLYNFAKSEGFAIPAVNVVGNNSINAALESAKKANSPIIIQFSNGGASFIAGKTCPNAAVLGAISGAKHVHLLAKEYEVPVVLHTDHAARKLLPWIDSLIEYSKENFTKTGRPIFSSHMLDLSEESLESNISTCEDYLKKLSQIDIALEIELGVTGGEEDGVDNTNVDNALLYTQPSEVATAYERLKKISSNFTIAASFGNVHGVYKPGNVKLSPEILKNSQNYIENKFGVKKAVNFVFHGGSGSDIKDIKDAVSYGVIKMNIDTDTQWAFWDGVKGYEAKYHGYLQGQIGNPEGEFEPNKKYYDPRKWLRVGEESMRDRLLVAFEDLNCLNRN, from the coding sequence ATGGGTGCTTTAGATATCGTAAATGCAGGCGTTTTAAGCGGATCTGAGACTACAAAACTCTACAACTTTGCAAAAAGTGAAGGCTTTGCGATACCTGCTGTAAATGTCGTAGGAAATAACTCCATAAACGCAGCTTTAGAGAGTGCTAAAAAGGCAAACTCTCCAATTATAATTCAGTTTTCAAATGGTGGAGCTAGTTTTATAGCTGGTAAAACTTGTCCAAATGCTGCTGTTTTAGGAGCTATAAGTGGTGCAAAACATGTTCATCTTTTAGCTAAAGAGTATGAAGTTCCAGTAGTGCTTCATACAGACCATGCTGCAAGAAAACTACTTCCGTGGATAGATTCTTTAATAGAGTATAGTAAAGAAAACTTTACTAAAACAGGTAGACCAATTTTTAGCTCTCATATGCTTGATTTAAGTGAAGAGAGTTTAGAAAGCAATATTAGCACGTGTGAAGATTATCTAAAAAAGCTTAGTCAAATTGATATAGCTTTAGAGATAGAACTTGGTGTAACAGGTGGCGAAGAAGATGGGGTTGATAATACAAATGTAGATAATGCTTTACTTTATACTCAGCCAAGTGAAGTTGCTACTGCTTACGAAAGACTTAAAAAGATCTCTTCAAATTTCACTATAGCAGCAAGCTTTGGAAATGTTCATGGTGTTTACAAACCAGGAAATGTAAAACTAAGTCCTGAAATTCTTAAAAATTCTCAAAACTATATAGAGAATAAATTTGGCGTTAAGAAAGCTGTAAATTTTGTATTTCACGGTGGAAGTGGAAGTGATATAAAAGATATCAAAGATGCAGTAAGTTATGGTGTTATTAAGATGAATATAGACACTGATACTCAGTGGGCATTTTGGGACGGAGTAAAAGGATATGAAGCAAAATACCACGGATATTTACAAGGTCAAATAGGAAATCCTGAAGGTGAGTTTGAACCAAATAAAAAGTACTACGATCCGCGAAAATGGCTAAGGGTTGGCGAAGAGAGTATGAGAGATAGACTTTTGGTAGCTTTTGAGGATTTAAACTGCCTAAATAGGAACTAG
- a CDS encoding metallophosphoesterase family protein → MLLLCGDTHGSYEIDKILNEEFLNSYPFSRDDVLIVLGDFGVFWLDEPDKEERYFLDKFNSLPFTLCFIDGNHENFNRLYEFKTENKFGGLVSKCGENCYWLRRGEIYEICSKNIFTFGGAMSRDREFRVLNDSWWLSEIPSDDEMKYGFSNLENFIKSGKNIDLVLTHTAPQFLVESMGFDGKIDKTSVFLDRVFNLLKPKEWYFGHFHEDVLLKTKECKFRILYNEIVGVR, encoded by the coding sequence ATGCTACTACTTTGTGGTGATACTCATGGAAGCTATGAGATAGATAAAATTTTAAACGAGGAGTTTTTAAACTCCTACCCTTTTAGTCGCGATGACGTTCTTATCGTACTTGGTGACTTTGGGGTTTTTTGGCTTGATGAGCCTGATAAAGAAGAGAGATATTTTTTAGATAAATTTAATAGTCTTCCTTTTACACTTTGCTTTATAGATGGAAATCACGAAAATTTTAATAGACTATATGAATTTAAAACCGAAAATAAATTTGGTGGCTTGGTAAGCAAGTGTGGAGAAAACTGCTACTGGCTAAGGCGTGGTGAAATTTATGAAATTTGTTCTAAAAATATCTTTACCTTTGGTGGTGCAATGAGCAGAGATAGAGAGTTTAGGGTTTTAAACGATAGCTGGTGGTTAAGTGAAATTCCTTCAGATGACGAAATGAAATACGGCTTTTCAAATTTAGAAAATTTCATAAAAAGTGGTAAAAACATAGACTTAGTTTTAACTCACACAGCACCACAGTTTCTGGTAGAAAGTATGGGCTTTGATGGCAAGATAGATAAAACTTCTGTTTTTTTAGATAGAGTTTTCAATCTGCTAAAGCCAAAAGAGTGGTATTTTGGACATTTTCACGAAGATGTCTTATTAAAAACAAAAGAGTGTAAATTTAGAATTTTATATAATGAAATAGTTGGAGTAAGATAA
- the nth gene encoding endonuclease III has translation MRTKKDTLEIKSRLLEHFGKPETELKFSNLYELLVAVMLSAQCTDKRVNLITPAFFKEYPSVVELSNANLSSVKELIKSCNFYNNKAKNLILMAKSVMENFNAEIPLDTNLLVSLAGVGRKTANVVMIEYAGANLMAVDTHVFRVGTRLGLTKAKTPELAEIDLTKAFKTELNYLHQAMVLFGRYTCKAVKPECDKCFLYDLCKSKDKIKFE, from the coding sequence ATGAGAACGAAAAAAGATACATTAGAGATAAAATCAAGACTTTTAGAGCATTTTGGAAAACCTGAAACTGAGCTAAAATTTAGTAACCTTTATGAGCTTTTAGTTGCTGTTATGCTTTCAGCTCAATGCACAGATAAAAGGGTAAATTTAATAACTCCAGCTTTTTTTAAAGAGTATCCGAGTGTGGTTGAGCTATCAAATGCAAATTTAAGCAGCGTAAAAGAGCTTATAAAAAGCTGCAATTTCTACAACAATAAAGCTAAAAATCTCATACTTATGGCAAAAAGCGTTATGGAAAATTTTAACGCAGAAATCCCACTAGATACAAATTTGCTTGTAAGTCTTGCAGGTGTTGGTAGAAAAACAGCAAATGTTGTAATGATAGAGTATGCTGGAGCAAATTTAATGGCTGTTGATACTCATGTTTTTAGAGTTGGTACAAGACTTGGGCTAACAAAAGCTAAAACCCCCGAGTTAGCTGAGATAGACTTAACAAAGGCTTTTAAAACTGAGCTAAACTACCTTCATCAAGCAATGGTTCTTTTTGGTCGCTATACCTGTAAAGCAGTAAAACCAGAGTGTGATAAGTGCTTTTTGTATGATCTTTGCAAAAGCAAAGATAAAATTAAATTTGAGTAA